Proteins from a genomic interval of Mesobacillus sp. S13:
- the ctaF gene encoding cytochrome c oxidase subunit IVB: protein MANQQPSSGNPRVDVEYRRKKSAEEMRYQIVSFALMIFLTIVAFVAVGYEGFSGWFTVPFILLLAVIQVIFQLYYFMHMSHKGHEAPSLFLYSGVVVGAVTILAFTTIIWW from the coding sequence ATGGCTAATCAACAACCAAGTTCAGGGAACCCAAGAGTAGACGTCGAATATCGTCGCAAGAAAAGCGCCGAAGAGATGAGATACCAAATCGTTTCCTTTGCATTGATGATTTTCTTGACAATTGTTGCCTTTGTTGCAGTTGGATATGAAGGATTCTCAGGCTGGTTCACAGTTCCGTTCATCCTTCTGCTCGCTGTGATCCAGGTAATCTTCCAGCTTTACTACTTCATGCACATGAGCCATAAGGGACACGAAGCACCTTCTTTGTTCCTATATTCTGGTGTTGTTGTAGGAGCAGTAACAATTCTTGCTTTCACAACAATTATCTGGTGGTAA
- the ctaG gene encoding cytochrome c oxidase assembly factor CtaG, whose translation MLTLDIFGFRALWSPMYFLVMAALLVAYYLVVFKYYDRFKEGMPATRKQAMYFTSAIIVLYIIKGSPVDLMAHITFYMHMIQMAVLYLVVPPLLIFGLPDWLWRSMLSLPIVDPLFRFFTKPLIALILFNGIFSIYHIPLIFDFVKTDMWLHATYTSVLFVLAMFMWWPLVNKLEEYQTLSGVKKMGYIFADGVLITPACALIIFADTPMYATFSDPNAWGEALKLCVPPTMLSSLNLSGPETFSSISLLHDQQLGGVIMKVIQEIVYGIFLGYAFFQWFRNEEDRQAEQDAINLASAPQPVK comes from the coding sequence ATGCTTACTCTAGATATATTTGGGTTCAGGGCACTATGGAGTCCGATGTATTTTCTTGTGATGGCAGCTCTATTAGTTGCCTATTATCTAGTTGTCTTCAAGTACTATGATCGTTTCAAGGAAGGTATGCCTGCAACACGTAAACAGGCTATGTACTTTACCTCTGCAATCATTGTGCTGTATATAATTAAAGGGTCGCCCGTTGATTTGATGGCACATATCACATTTTATATGCACATGATACAGATGGCAGTCCTATACCTTGTTGTTCCGCCTCTTTTGATTTTTGGCTTACCTGACTGGCTTTGGAGATCGATGCTATCGCTGCCGATAGTCGATCCTCTATTCCGCTTTTTTACAAAGCCCTTGATTGCCTTGATTTTGTTCAATGGGATATTCTCTATTTATCATATCCCGCTGATTTTTGACTTTGTAAAAACGGATATGTGGCTTCATGCTACCTATACATCGGTGTTATTTGTACTTGCGATGTTCATGTGGTGGCCGCTCGTCAATAAATTAGAAGAGTATCAGACTTTATCAGGTGTTAAGAAAATGGGATATATCTTTGCTGACGGTGTACTGATCACACCAGCATGCGCTTTGATCATCTTTGCCGATACACCTATGTACGCAACTTTCTCCGACCCTAATGCATGGGGTGAGGCTTTGAAATTATGTGTACCGCCTACAATGTTATCGAGTTTAAATCTCAGCGGTCCAGAAACGTTCAGTTCTATTTCACTGCTGCATGACCAGCAGCTTGGCGGAGTAATCATGAAGGTTATTCAGGAAATTGTTTATGGTATTTTCCTGGGATATGCGTTCTTCCAATGGTTCCGTAATGAAGAAGATCGCCAGGCTGAGCAGGACGCGATCAATCTTGCCAGCGCCCCGCAGCCGGTCAAATAA
- a CDS encoding DUF420 domain-containing protein: MSNLPILPTISTTFIVLSAITVAIGWAQIKQRKIDQHRKTMTLAGVFAIIFFVIYASRTIFIGNTSFGGPEDIKIYYTLFLIFHITLATIGAVLGIISLYTGYKNRLERHRKLGPVTSVTWFFTGITGVAVYLLLYVFYEGGETTSVIKAILGT; this comes from the coding sequence ATGTCTAACTTACCGATCCTGCCAACAATCAGCACAACTTTTATTGTTTTAAGTGCGATTACCGTGGCAATTGGCTGGGCCCAAATTAAACAAAGAAAAATTGACCAACATCGCAAAACCATGACGCTGGCAGGGGTTTTCGCGATCATATTCTTTGTCATCTATGCATCAAGGACAATCTTTATCGGAAATACTTCCTTTGGAGGACCGGAGGATATCAAGATTTATTACACACTGTTCTTGATTTTCCATATCACACTTGCGACTATTGGAGCGGTTCTCGGAATCATTTCACTTTACACGGGATATAAAAACAGGCTGGAGCGGCATCGCAAACTTGGACCTGTGACCAGTGTTACCTGGTTTTTCACTGGAATTACCGGTGTGGCTGTTTATTTGCTGCTTTATGTGTTTTATGAAGGTGGAGAAACAACTTCAGTCATCAAGGCCATACTTGGAACCTAG